One genomic window of Citrobacter sp. Marseille-Q6884 includes the following:
- a CDS encoding autotransporter-associated beta strand repeat-containing protein, with amino-acid sequence MNKVYSIIWNAALGIWVVVSELTKGKKKSSSRKTVAVLAATALLSTSPLVMADDTGDHDISVDYNNIVIQPGTKDDVHNDGFLYQNATNGAVLNVAGALPKIEQGQTGLVESATIEQLLQQNKITLTATIGGVSTPITTVEELEKYYYNQPTSTPSQDDKITVIDPALQTPADMQVYNTDELVHYLTETPLEGITLNTYDATLSKIYNNFGIAQASNGSTANLNIGNDQKNARDAENTIKLLAKNSSLLEASGTGSKVNWISDNYISFGAAPVVPTETFNGSQTMDQFGEKLTIDTYGYDSNGNAVKTGTKDFDITTTEELGDLNDWLLGESDATVLNTQGQKVSQLQLMLDANRATMSLKDVEDWYAKLITSVLQSDTVTGSVDWKYQVWKDGKSHDNNATIGNTELHAVYAHGAGATGTVTKDSVLAVDGSINGVMKGTDGAVITNQGSLNALRTSTSHSLAIGMLAENATATNTGTINSGLFIDKDGRQAVDSYGAIGMQGTGKSTLTNDGIINQAITTGNYGTASAANPWDTNTTVTTPITLAIGMQLSGDATGVNNKTINVVDGNASGASFGKGTAYGVEVAENANFTNSADATIYLGRDGANTAQDVELTGGSNLSAGIHARGAGTVTNAGNITLGTGVRNAAGILVAGASGNVINTGEISVNGKTSGLPNYGMSVHNSGANAGQTIRNDGQIDVNGKNNIGIHVRADSSDAKVTTSQAGEITVNGEGGTDERNYAIWVEGSSGKQAVADIASGITLNGTGDIGVHVRGSATANINNDSSPVFNSTDQIGYFLYGANAVANIGKTEMNDNGQTNTTIFRVAEGAKFAGNSKDPISGDYSDLKLSLSGKNSVGVLGTGNGTDVVTGEATFNVGGQGASAIVIEGGASGNISDKTTINLTGVETTAGIADGQAHNLNGSTNGNPVDTTLTSDASITSAASGERVIAYVAKNLGNIILNAKALVDLNSINSIGVDVQQGGRLTNNSSSELHVSNGIGVRASGSDAQIKRLGKIKVDDGTAGVLLTNGADLDITAAAGDSIITNGTADGIRLDKGAGSLTARGVSISALGTGAGIQNDANSTNITLNDVTINANDGSGIRTSVALNVKDGAGNKLNVTGSGTGFAFEERNGSAVSGDLNIGTGYTVLVHNAAGNATGSGIRANTSGNVTTSADITVQDSTGDSAVIAKNVNSLTNNGKIISNSINGPVIDASGANGKTITNTGTIRAASDTAVAIQSGDGNDTINIDGIETVGVINTGAGTDTLNWSKGTFAGEMNFAGASGNNKANIGNVDLSNTRHILTAAGAGNALTFTDTHGTGAKIGSLSGDNLSTGTNIGTGWDSLTLSGSQADMRVVDRLTLASKTIAVNNGATLRTGDHGEASSTAATIGDYNVTTQGANSRVIFDTQGDATAAQIYNGVISGDGKFERAAGGTTIFTANNTYTGSTTIAKNSTLQLGSGGNTGEVSAVSSILDDGVLTINRANNVLLNGIISGTGALQQIGGGTTRLGGNNAYTGETTVTSGALLVNGDQSAATGITTVSNAATLGGNGVIGGNVLMNDASTISAGDGGAGTLSIKGNLQLGNKTTSAFELGQAYTPGGKQNDLINVEGNLQLDGTLDVTTSQGGNFGPGVYRIYNYGGTLDNQGLDLGTIPDSQDKNNVFVQTSIDKQVNLVNANGVTLQFWDGATVSQSHGATGIEGDSKIDGGDGKWMAIGAQGDNNWTTATGDGNAPWAQKSFAVFTGNAGTVTVDNAAGDVNFSGAQFDADGYVVKGDALNAYATTEDATHAGQTPGTGELLLRVGAGAAGQNYTATIESIIREASTNDKLTLVKTDLGRLILSGDNEYRGGTRIDGGTLQISSDTNLGQRGTGLEINNGSTLQLGADLSTDRTITLGANTDAEVFDLNSHHFTPTGDITGDGKLKITSSSSDAGSTLTLDRANSYKGETEVAGTGNANNVTVNVSKTGAFGSNASSTVTVNKGATVNVSGTDTSLQSLTMNIADSLLTLADNVTAASAKLNLTGKAKAVLTQDSTAGDATVNVGKDSTLALEDNASGGTADVTNSGLMTFADLAMAENTVVKNQAGGRVDISAVNSATSIGSLSGAGNVELGNKSLSLGNLNFDDTISGVISGNDGNLVKIGTGTLTLEGDNTYTGTTDVDQGVLLVNGNQSAATGQVTVKSGATLGGNGIIGGAVDVLDNAHITAGAAINSVGKLTTGSLTLSDNAQLDYQFGQAYTPGGAFNDLINVNGDLILDGKLNIETSPGGSFDVGVYRVINYTGTLTNNVMDIANAPEAADSLYVQTSVKNQVNLVNHAGLTLRFWDGTGGENGELKNNGVINGGDGIWQSSQGNDNWTTDESTPEGALNAPFTDAAFAVFQGEAGNVTVDNSKGDVIISGAQFATDGYRVGGEAITTDTADTLIRVGDGTVDGINYTATIDSVIRGTGGLNKGDLGTLILTGDNTYSGGTTITSGTLQVAGDTNLGAADTGITFNGGTLKYGDAFNTARQIMLESGGGTFDTNGFDVSLLTEVEGEGQLTKTGKGSLTLTQDNTYTGGTTIAQGVLQLGNGGNIGSVQGDIVDNGVLNINRANTLTLTGNISGTGQLYQSGSGTTVLQGSNTYSGETLIANGVLQAGNTDTLSAASHHYVATGTTLDTQGYNQTVAGLDNGGDVSLIGQQVGSTITVKGDYRGENGTLNIAATQNASGAGIADRLIIDGGKASGSTLLNIDGSGLGAPTVGDGIEVVTALNGATTTAQTSRDAFHLASDRMAAGAFEYQLQAGNAQGQGENWYLRSEYRPETMLYSGLASVVRQGDLSLLGNMHQRMGDDVKPGFDEDNRAWARMLGYSGKTKLDDAAGTQTSSHTMGIQVGVDMLGNENWKAGLYTSVMDIDSNVQGTKNGSNGKGGNIDDNGFYVGGYATWFSGNGMYVDNVLQYGNHKSRLSANGNNGSYTVKGNTLTASTEVGKSFRLGASAWSLEPQAQLIYQYSDFDNSTLDGETKTKVKLDTADSFTARLGVRLVGDYDTNHGKFQPYGRVNVWQGLGSKDKTHFSNAVTTTTLESSQQYSSTEVAAGLTWSIDRNLQVYGELGTQFSNGGSKSQVEAPVNASIGFKKSF; translated from the coding sequence ATGAACAAGGTTTACAGCATTATTTGGAACGCGGCGCTCGGTATCTGGGTTGTCGTATCCGAATTAACCAAAGGGAAGAAAAAAAGCAGCTCGCGCAAAACGGTTGCGGTATTAGCTGCAACGGCATTACTCAGCACCTCTCCGCTCGTTATGGCGGATGACACTGGCGATCATGATATTTCCGTTGATTATAACAATATTGTTATTCAACCGGGCACCAAGGACGACGTCCACAATGATGGCTTCCTCTACCAGAACGCCACTAACGGTGCAGTGTTAAACGTCGCTGGCGCATTGCCGAAGATTGAGCAAGGCCAAACCGGCCTGGTCGAATCAGCGACCATTGAGCAGTTGCTACAGCAAAATAAAATCACGCTCACCGCGACCATTGGGGGCGTTAGCACGCCGATCACCACCGTTGAAGAGCTGGAAAAGTATTACTACAACCAGCCGACATCCACACCGTCACAAGATGACAAAATCACCGTCATCGACCCTGCATTACAAACCCCGGCAGATATGCAGGTCTACAACACAGATGAGCTGGTGCACTATCTGACCGAAACGCCGTTAGAAGGCATCACGTTAAACACCTATGACGCGACCCTGTCTAAAATCTATAACAACTTTGGCATTGCGCAGGCCAGCAACGGTTCGACGGCCAATCTGAACATTGGTAACGATCAGAAGAATGCCCGCGATGCAGAAAACACCATCAAACTCCTCGCCAAAAATAGCTCCCTGCTTGAAGCCAGCGGCACAGGCAGCAAGGTTAACTGGATTTCCGATAACTACATCTCCTTTGGCGCCGCGCCCGTCGTCCCGACTGAAACCTTTAACGGTTCTCAGACGATGGATCAGTTCGGCGAAAAATTGACTATCGATACCTACGGATACGATAGCAACGGTAATGCGGTGAAAACCGGCACCAAGGATTTTGATATCACCACGACCGAAGAGCTGGGTGATCTGAACGACTGGCTGCTGGGCGAAAGTGACGCCACGGTTTTAAATACCCAGGGGCAAAAGGTCAGCCAGCTGCAGCTGATGCTGGATGCCAATCGCGCCACGATGTCGCTCAAAGACGTTGAAGACTGGTATGCGAAGCTGATTACCAGCGTTCTGCAATCCGATACGGTCACCGGCTCGGTTGACTGGAAATACCAGGTCTGGAAGGATGGCAAAAGCCATGACAATAACGCCACGATCGGCAATACCGAGCTGCACGCCGTATACGCGCATGGCGCGGGCGCAACCGGGACAGTAACCAAAGATTCTGTGCTGGCAGTAGACGGCAGCATTAATGGCGTAATGAAAGGCACGGATGGCGCCGTCATTACGAACCAGGGTTCCCTCAACGCACTGCGTACTTCCACAAGCCACAGTCTGGCGATTGGTATGCTGGCGGAAAACGCCACGGCAACCAACACCGGTACTATCAACTCCGGTTTGTTCATCGATAAAGATGGACGACAGGCTGTGGATAGCTACGGCGCTATCGGTATGCAGGGCACAGGTAAAAGTACGCTTACCAACGATGGCATCATTAACCAGGCTATCACTACGGGTAACTATGGTACCGCCTCAGCGGCCAACCCATGGGATACCAACACCACGGTAACGACGCCCATTACGCTGGCCATCGGGATGCAGTTGTCAGGAGACGCTACCGGGGTTAACAACAAAACGATCAATGTGGTGGACGGTAACGCCAGCGGCGCCTCTTTTGGGAAAGGTACCGCGTATGGCGTTGAAGTGGCTGAAAATGCCAACTTCACCAACAGTGCTGACGCCACGATTTATCTCGGCCGTGATGGTGCTAACACCGCACAGGATGTCGAATTGACTGGCGGCTCTAACCTCAGCGCGGGTATCCATGCACGCGGCGCAGGGACTGTGACTAACGCAGGGAATATTACCCTCGGGACCGGCGTACGTAACGCGGCTGGCATACTGGTCGCGGGCGCAAGCGGGAATGTCATCAACACCGGCGAAATTTCGGTGAACGGTAAGACATCCGGGCTGCCAAACTACGGGATGTCGGTACATAACAGCGGCGCAAATGCGGGTCAGACCATCCGCAATGACGGCCAGATTGATGTTAACGGCAAGAACAATATCGGCATTCATGTCCGTGCAGACAGCTCGGATGCCAAAGTCACCACCAGCCAGGCCGGTGAAATTACGGTGAACGGCGAAGGTGGAACCGACGAGCGTAACTACGCCATTTGGGTTGAAGGCTCCTCTGGCAAGCAGGCGGTTGCGGATATCGCTTCCGGTATTACGCTGAATGGTACCGGGGATATCGGGGTACACGTTCGCGGCAGTGCAACGGCGAATATCAATAACGACAGCAGCCCTGTCTTTAACAGCACTGACCAGATAGGTTACTTTTTATACGGTGCCAATGCAGTCGCGAACATTGGCAAGACGGAGATGAATGATAATGGCCAGACCAATACCACTATCTTCCGTGTTGCTGAAGGCGCTAAGTTTGCTGGCAACAGTAAAGACCCGATAAGCGGAGATTACTCCGATCTTAAACTGTCACTCAGCGGTAAGAACTCTGTTGGCGTACTGGGTACAGGTAACGGTACCGATGTAGTCACCGGTGAAGCGACGTTCAACGTCGGCGGTCAAGGCGCATCGGCCATTGTGATTGAAGGCGGCGCAAGCGGTAATATCAGCGATAAAACCACCATCAATCTTACCGGTGTAGAAACCACTGCCGGGATTGCTGACGGCCAGGCGCATAATTTAAACGGCTCCACAAATGGTAACCCGGTAGACACCACCCTCACCTCTGACGCCAGCATTACCTCTGCGGCCAGCGGGGAAAGGGTTATCGCCTATGTCGCAAAAAATCTGGGTAATATTATTCTCAATGCGAAAGCGCTTGTGGACCTCAACAGCATCAATAGCATCGGTGTTGATGTGCAGCAAGGCGGGCGTTTAACCAATAATTCGTCCAGCGAGTTGCACGTCAGCAACGGTATCGGCGTACGCGCCTCTGGCTCCGATGCGCAGATCAAGCGACTGGGGAAAATCAAGGTTGACGATGGCACCGCAGGCGTTCTGCTGACAAACGGCGCCGATCTGGACATTACCGCCGCAGCGGGTGACTCCATCATCACCAATGGCACCGCAGACGGGATTCGCCTGGATAAGGGTGCCGGTTCACTGACGGCCCGAGGGGTTAGCATCAGCGCATTGGGGACGGGCGCAGGGATCCAGAACGACGCCAACAGCACCAATATCACGCTCAACGATGTGACCATTAATGCCAACGACGGCTCAGGTATCCGTACCAGCGTTGCGCTGAATGTAAAAGACGGTGCGGGCAACAAGCTGAATGTCACCGGCAGTGGTACCGGTTTTGCCTTTGAAGAACGCAACGGTAGCGCTGTGTCCGGCGATCTGAATATTGGTACGGGTTACACTGTACTCGTCCATAACGCGGCGGGTAATGCGACAGGCAGCGGGATCCGCGCCAATACCAGCGGTAACGTCACCACCAGCGCCGACATTACCGTGCAGGACAGCACCGGTGATTCAGCCGTTATCGCGAAAAATGTTAACTCACTGACCAACAACGGGAAAATCATCTCTAACAGCATCAATGGACCGGTGATTGATGCCAGCGGTGCAAACGGTAAAACCATTACCAATACCGGAACGATCCGTGCCGCCAGCGACACTGCCGTGGCAATTCAGTCCGGCGACGGCAATGACACCATCAATATCGACGGTATCGAAACGGTCGGCGTCATTAATACAGGCGCGGGCACCGACACCCTGAACTGGTCTAAGGGTACCTTTGCAGGCGAAATGAATTTCGCGGGAGCAAGCGGAAACAATAAAGCCAATATCGGTAACGTGGATCTGAGCAATACGCGCCATATCCTCACCGCCGCAGGCGCAGGTAACGCCCTCACCTTCACGGATACCCACGGCACGGGTGCCAAAATCGGCAGCCTGAGTGGCGATAATCTCAGCACTGGCACCAATATCGGCACAGGTTGGGACTCGCTCACACTTTCCGGCTCCCAGGCCGATATGCGCGTCGTTGATCGTCTGACGCTGGCAAGCAAAACGATCGCCGTCAACAACGGCGCCACGCTGCGTACGGGCGACCACGGTGAGGCCAGCAGTACGGCCGCCACCATTGGTGATTACAATGTCACCACCCAGGGCGCAAATAGCCGCGTGATCTTTGACACTCAGGGCGACGCCACCGCCGCGCAGATCTATAACGGCGTTATCAGCGGCGACGGCAAGTTTGAACGTGCCGCGGGCGGCACCACGATCTTCACCGCTAACAACACCTACACCGGCTCCACCACTATCGCTAAGAACAGTACGCTGCAACTGGGTTCAGGCGGGAATACCGGGGAAGTCAGCGCTGTGTCGAGTATTCTCGATGACGGCGTACTCACCATTAATCGCGCCAATAACGTCCTGCTCAACGGCATCATTTCTGGTACTGGTGCGTTACAGCAAATCGGCGGCGGGACAACACGTCTGGGCGGGAACAATGCCTATACGGGAGAGACGACCGTCACGAGCGGGGCTCTCCTGGTCAATGGTGACCAGAGCGCAGCAACGGGTATCACCACTGTCAGCAATGCTGCCACATTGGGCGGTAACGGCGTGATCGGCGGCAACGTTCTGATGAACGATGCCTCGACAATCAGCGCCGGTGACGGTGGCGCAGGCACGTTATCCATCAAGGGCAATTTGCAGCTTGGCAACAAAACGACCTCTGCTTTCGAGCTGGGTCAGGCCTATACACCGGGCGGTAAACAGAACGACCTGATTAATGTCGAGGGCAATCTGCAACTCGACGGTACGCTGGATGTCACCACATCGCAGGGCGGCAACTTCGGGCCGGGCGTATACCGTATTTATAACTACGGCGGCACCCTGGATAACCAGGGGCTGGATCTGGGCACTATCCCGGACAGTCAGGATAAGAACAACGTCTTTGTCCAGACCTCTATCGATAAGCAGGTTAACCTGGTTAACGCCAATGGTGTCACCCTGCAATTCTGGGACGGCGCGACCGTGAGCCAGAGCCACGGCGCCACCGGTATTGAAGGTGACAGTAAAATCGACGGCGGCGATGGTAAATGGATGGCAATCGGCGCTCAGGGCGACAATAACTGGACAACGGCAACCGGCGATGGCAACGCGCCATGGGCACAGAAATCGTTCGCCGTTTTCACCGGCAATGCCGGTACCGTTACCGTTGATAACGCGGCAGGTGACGTCAACTTCTCCGGGGCGCAGTTTGACGCCGATGGCTATGTCGTTAAAGGCGATGCTCTTAACGCTTACGCCACCACAGAAGATGCGACCCACGCGGGTCAAACTCCGGGCACGGGTGAACTGCTGCTGCGCGTCGGGGCCGGTGCTGCGGGACAAAATTATACCGCCACCATCGAATCCATCATTCGTGAAGCCAGTACGAACGATAAGCTGACGCTGGTGAAAACCGACCTGGGTCGCCTGATCCTGAGCGGTGATAACGAGTATCGTGGCGGAACCCGAATCGATGGCGGTACGTTGCAAATTTCTTCAGACACCAACCTCGGACAACGCGGAACGGGTCTGGAGATCAACAACGGTTCGACATTGCAATTAGGGGCTGATTTAAGCACCGATCGCACCATCACGCTGGGCGCAAATACCGATGCAGAAGTGTTCGATCTGAACTCACATCACTTCACCCCAACCGGCGATATCACCGGTGACGGCAAACTGAAAATCACCAGCAGCTCCAGCGATGCGGGCAGCACGTTAACGCTCGACAGAGCGAACAGCTACAAAGGGGAAACTGAGGTTGCCGGTACCGGGAATGCAAACAATGTGACCGTCAACGTCAGCAAGACCGGCGCTTTTGGTAGCAATGCGAGCAGCACGGTAACGGTTAACAAGGGGGCGACCGTTAACGTCAGCGGCACAGACACCAGCCTGCAATCGCTCACCATGAACATTGCCGACAGCCTGCTCACGCTGGCTGACAATGTGACCGCCGCAAGCGCGAAGCTGAATCTGACGGGTAAAGCAAAAGCGGTGTTAACTCAGGATTCTACGGCGGGTGACGCGACGGTTAACGTCGGGAAAGACAGTACGCTGGCGCTGGAAGACAATGCCAGCGGCGGTACCGCCGATGTCACCAACAGCGGGCTGATGACGTTTGCCGATCTGGCGATGGCGGAAAACACCGTCGTTAAAAATCAGGCTGGCGGCCGGGTTGATATCAGCGCGGTGAACAGCGCAACATCTATCGGTTCGCTGTCTGGCGCAGGTAACGTTGAGCTGGGTAATAAATCCCTGTCTCTGGGTAACCTGAACTTTGATGACACCATCAGCGGTGTCATCAGCGGGAATGACGGCAATCTGGTGAAAATCGGTACCGGCACGTTGACGCTGGAAGGTGACAACACCTATACCGGCACGACGGATGTCGATCAGGGCGTGCTGCTGGTGAACGGTAATCAGTCTGCCGCGACCGGGCAGGTCACGGTGAAATCCGGGGCGACGCTCGGGGGTAACGGCATTATCGGTGGCGCGGTCGATGTACTGGATAACGCGCATATCACCGCCGGTGCCGCCATCAACAGCGTGGGTAAATTGACCACCGGTTCTCTGACGCTCAGCGATAACGCCCAACTGGATTATCAATTTGGTCAGGCCTATACCCCGGGTGGGGCCTTTAACGACCTGATTAATGTCAACGGCGATCTGATTCTGGATGGCAAACTCAACATTGAGACTTCGCCAGGCGGAAGCTTCGACGTGGGTGTTTACCGCGTGATTAACTACACCGGCACATTAACCAACAATGTCATGGACATTGCTAACGCGCCGGAAGCCGCAGACAGCCTGTATGTACAAACTTCGGTGAAAAATCAGGTCAACCTGGTTAATCATGCCGGGCTGACGCTACGCTTCTGGGACGGCACCGGCGGTGAAAATGGCGAACTGAAAAACAACGGTGTCATCAACGGCGGTGACGGCATCTGGCAATCCAGCCAGGGGAATGACAACTGGACGACGGATGAGTCAACACCAGAAGGCGCGCTGAACGCACCGTTTACCGATGCGGCATTCGCTGTCTTCCAGGGTGAAGCAGGCAACGTGACCGTTGATAACAGCAAAGGCGACGTGATCATCAGCGGTGCGCAGTTCGCTACTGACGGTTATCGCGTGGGGGGTGAAGCCATCACCACCGATACAGCCGATACGCTGATTCGCGTCGGCGACGGCACGGTTGACGGCATCAACTATACCGCCACCATCGACAGTGTGATTCGCGGAACTGGCGGACTGAACAAAGGCGATCTCGGCACGCTGATCCTGACTGGCGACAACACCTACAGCGGTGGCACCACCATCACGTCAGGCACATTACAAGTGGCGGGCGATACCAACCTCGGCGCGGCAGATACCGGGATCACCTTCAATGGCGGTACGTTGAAATACGGTGACGCGTTCAATACCGCGCGTCAGATCATGCTGGAGTCTGGCGGCGGAACCTTCGATACCAACGGTTTTGACGTTTCACTGCTGACTGAAGTGGAAGGTGAAGGCCAACTGACCAAGACCGGCAAAGGCTCACTGACGCTGACGCAGGATAACACCTACACTGGCGGCACCACCATTGCGCAGGGCGTATTGCAGTTAGGTAACGGCGGTAATATCGGCAGCGTACAGGGCGATATCGTTGATAACGGCGTGCTCAATATCAATCGTGCCAATACCCTGACGTTAACCGGTAACATCAGCGGCACTGGACAGCTGTACCAGTCCGGCAGCGGCACCACCGTTCTGCAAGGTTCCAATACCTACAGCGGTGAAACCCTGATTGCCAACGGCGTACTCCAGGCCGGTAACACCGACACGCTGAGCGCCGCATCGCATCACTATGTAGCGACGGGTACCACGCTGGATACGCAGGGTTACAACCAGACGGTCGCGGGACTGGACAATGGCGGTGACGTCTCGCTCATTGGGCAGCAGGTAGGCTCAACGATCACCGTCAAAGGCGATTACCGGGGTGAAAACGGGACGCTGAACATTGCAGCAACGCAGAACGCCAGCGGCGCAGGCATCGCGGATCGCCTGATTATTGATGGCGGTAAAGCCAGCGGAAGCACCCTGCTGAATATCGATGGTTCAGGTTTGGGAGCCCCGACGGTCGGTGACGGGATTGAAGTGGTAACGGCGCTCAATGGCGCGACGACCACGGCGCAAACGTCACGGGATGCATTCCATCTTGCCTCTGATCGCATGGCTGCGGGTGCCTTTGAGTACCAGTTGCAAGCCGGGAACGCGCAAGGCCAGGGTGAAAACTGGTACCTGAGAAGCGAATACCGTCCAGAAACCATGCTGTACTCCGGTCTTGCCAGCGTTGTGCGCCAGGGCGACCTCAGTCTGTTGGGTAACATGCATCAGCGTATGGGTGATGATGTTAAACCGGGCTTTGATGAGGACAACCGTGCGTGGGCCAGAATGCTCGGTTACTCCGGTAAAACCAAACTGGATGATGCGGCAGGCACGCAAACCAGTTCGCATACCATGGGTATCCAGGTCGGCGTCGATATGCTTGGCAATGAAAACTGGAAAGCCGGTCTCTATACCAGCGTTATGGATATCGACAGTAACGTGCAGGGCACGAAAAACGGTAGCAACGGTAAAGGCGGCAACATCGACGATAACGGGTTCTATGTCGGCGGCTACGCCACCTGGTTCTCCGGTAACGGCATGTATGTTGATAACGTTCTGCAGTACGGTAACCACAAGTCCCGTTTGTCCGCAAACGGTAATAACGGTTCCTACACGGTGAAAGGAAACACGCTGACGGCGTCGACGGAAGTGGGCAAATCCTTCCGCTTAGGTGCCAGCGCCTGGAGCCTTGAACCGCAGGCGCAATTGATTTACCAGTACAGCGATTTCGATAACAGCACGTTGGATGGCGAAACCAAAACGAAGGTTAAACTGGATACTGCAGATTCGTTTACCGCGCGTCTGGGTGTGCGTCTGGTCGGTGACTACGATACCAATCATGGCAAATTCCAGCCTTATGGCCGGGTAAACGTCTGGCAGGGGCTTGGGTCAAAAGACAAAACGCACTTTAGCAATGCGGTGACAACCACGACGCTGGAATCGTCTCAACAGTACTCCAGCACCGAAGTTGCAGCCGGTCTGACCTGGTCTATCGACAGAAACCTGCAGGTCTACGGTGAATTGGGTACGCAGTTCAGCAATGGCGGCAGTAAATCTCAGGTTGAAGCCCCGGTTAATGCCTCAATTGGCTTTAAGAAATCGTTTTAA
- a CDS encoding helix-turn-helix transcriptional regulator: MSKAVFLGDSLYPWLGMREILRGSSLIIDIAYYSSQMLSSVKALSDETDFIIINPDDSDFLKYARIIRNMALSPSTTIIVLADEVTFSLFQTVCGMKMQFLDQDASLDQLLQTVTRITKNKKSRNIKELTNKITANEFNVMMMLARGWSLTQIAGASQKSEKTIGAYKSNIARKLGKNNTRLKYTISHYSQP; the protein is encoded by the coding sequence ATGTCTAAGGCTGTTTTTTTGGGTGACTCACTTTACCCGTGGCTTGGCATGCGAGAAATCCTACGTGGCTCATCACTTATTATTGATATCGCGTACTATTCCTCTCAGATGCTTTCCTCTGTCAAAGCACTCTCTGATGAAACAGATTTCATCATTATTAATCCTGACGATTCTGATTTTCTAAAATATGCCAGGATTATCCGCAACATGGCGTTATCTCCGTCGACGACAATTATCGTTCTCGCCGATGAAGTCACCTTTTCCCTGTTTCAGACTGTTTGCGGGATGAAGATGCAATTTCTGGATCAGGATGCCAGCCTTGATCAGCTACTGCAGACCGTCACGCGTATAACAAAAAACAAAAAATCACGCAATATCAAAGAACTGACCAACAAAATCACGGCTAATGAATTCAATGTAATGATGATGCTTGCCCGAGGCTGGTCACTTACGCAAATCGCCGGAGCATCGCAAAAAAGCGAAAAAACAATTGGAGCCTACAAGAGTAACATCGCCAGAAAACTCGGCAAAAATAACACCCGGTTAAAGTACACAATTTCGCACTATAGCCAGCCATAA
- a CDS encoding DnaJ family molecular chaperone: protein MNKIIKRLEIVKSAIELEDEEIIFQQLTHLKNEPLADVPDAILQAIEERRFSDALREITDWLHAQRAVSTWQDPKIAASKLELKALEVQLRDLIDKRNTRIQILDDFNDLYHLRLGPLMSRILELRKQLAASAQRKQEAERKRREKDYQSCQHYISRAVDELAKLKQRWIELNSDSRESVETRQRIQQQTELITALLAEIRELENDFSRHDDSATRQAQEEASHQYDEYQEQQQDAQHRYTRDQRLSQDERHELKRLWRQASRLCHPDVVADDLKEKAHQMMVQLNQARQNADLATVRALLTQLQNGLEPMMASDRLNDLQHLRAKIAQLREQINALLKEITELEAENAWRLAASVTDKEAYFSEQQRALTEIRNTLEVQVQQVEQELLTG from the coding sequence ATGAATAAGATCATTAAACGATTAGAGATCGTCAAAAGCGCTATCGAACTGGAGGATGAGGAGATCATTTTCCAGCAACTGACGCATCTGAAAAATGAGCCTTTAGCAGACGTACCTGACGCAATACTGCAGGCCATCGAGGAGCGACGCTTCAGCGATGCCCTGCGTGAAATTACAGACTGGCTACACGCCCAAAGAGCCGTATCCACATGGCAAGACCCAAAGATTGCCGCCAGTAAACTCGAACTGAAAGCGCTGGAAGTACAACTGCGTGACTTAATTGATAAGCGTAACACGCGCATTCAGATTCTTGATGACTTCAATGATTTGTACCATCTTCGCCTCGGGCCGCTGATGAGCCGCATTCTGGAACTGCGCAAACAACTGGCCGCCAGCGCGCAGCGTAAACAGGAAGCCGAGCGAAAACGGCGGGAAAAAGATTATCAGTCCTGTCAGCACTATATTTCGCGGGCAGTTGATGAACTGGCGAAGCTCAAACAGCGCTGGATAGAACTGAATTCCGATTCCCGTGAATCCGTGGAAACTCGCCAGCGAATTCAGCAACAAACCGAACTTATCACGGCCCTGCTGGCAGAAATCCGAGAGCTGGAAAATGATTTTTCCCGTCATGACGACAGCGCGACCCGCCAGGCGCAGGAAGAGGCGAGTCATCAATATGACGAATATCAGGAACAACAGCAGGATGCACAGCACCGCTATACGCGTGACCAGCGGCTTTCACAGGATGAACGTCATGAGTTAAAACGCCTGTGGCGTCAGGCCAGCCGTCTTTGCCACCCGGACGTTGTCGCGGATGACTTAAAAGAGAAAGCACACCAGATGATGGTGCAGCTTAACCAGGCGCGACAAAACGCAGACCTCGCCACCGTACGGGCTTTGCTTACCCAACTGCAAAACGGTCTCGAACCGATGATGGCAAGCGACCGACTGAACGATCTGCAGCATTTACGCGCCAAGATAGCGCAGCTCCGGGAGCAAATTAACGCCCTGCTTAAAGAGATTACCGAACTGGAGGCGGAAAACGCCTGGCGTCTTGCTGCTTCCGTCACGGACAAAGAGGCCTATTTCTCAGAGCAGCAGCGGGCGTTAACGGAAATCCGCAATACGCTGGAAGTCCAGGTGCAACAGGTTGAGCAGGAGCTGTTGACCGGCTAA